In Ignavibacteriales bacterium, the following proteins share a genomic window:
- the purB gene encoding adenylosuccinate lyase, with translation MIERYTRPAMGKIWEEENKFRIWLEIETLACEAQAELGIVPKEAVKVIREKGNFNITRILEIEHEVRHDVIAFLTNVGENVGPESRFIHLGMTSSDVLDTALAVQMKQSAELLLKDMEELKDVLARRAKEFKHTVMIGRTHGIHAEPITFGLKLALWYAETVRNIERLKAALKTISVGKISGAVGTYQHLDPFVERFVCEKLGLQPAPISTQILQRDRHAEFMNVLAMCGCSLEKFATEIRHLQKTEVLEAEEFFSKGQKGSSAMPHKRNPIICERIAGLARLLRSNALAAMENVALWHERDISHSSVERIIVPDSCIILDFILADMTKIVDRLLVYPEHMTRNLNATRGLIFSQEVLLALTKKGMKREDAYRIVQEQAMKVWKEEKDFKTLLLGSEEVMKIVSPKELDELFAPERSLKHVNYIFEHVGIQ, from the coding sequence ATGATAGAACGATATACTCGCCCGGCAATGGGAAAAATTTGGGAAGAAGAAAACAAATTTCGTATTTGGCTGGAAATAGAAACACTGGCGTGCGAAGCACAGGCTGAACTCGGAATTGTTCCGAAAGAGGCAGTGAAAGTAATTCGGGAAAAAGGAAATTTCAATATTACCCGTATTCTCGAGATCGAGCATGAAGTCAGGCACGATGTCATCGCGTTTCTGACGAATGTTGGCGAAAATGTCGGTCCGGAATCACGCTTCATTCATCTCGGTATGACTTCGTCGGATGTGTTAGATACTGCGCTTGCGGTGCAAATGAAACAATCCGCCGAGTTGCTCCTCAAAGATATGGAGGAATTGAAGGATGTTCTTGCACGGCGGGCAAAGGAATTCAAACACACTGTCATGATTGGCAGAACGCATGGCATCCACGCCGAGCCGATTACCTTCGGATTAAAACTCGCGCTTTGGTACGCAGAAACAGTACGTAATATTGAACGATTGAAAGCTGCACTAAAAACAATCTCTGTCGGGAAAATTTCCGGCGCCGTCGGTACATACCAGCATCTTGATCCTTTTGTCGAGCGCTTTGTGTGCGAAAAGCTCGGCTTGCAGCCGGCACCGATTTCAACACAAATACTTCAGCGTGATCGTCATGCAGAGTTTATGAATGTACTCGCCATGTGTGGGTGTTCGTTAGAAAAGTTTGCTACAGAAATTCGGCATCTCCAAAAAACAGAAGTGCTTGAAGCGGAAGAATTTTTCTCAAAAGGACAAAAGGGCTCTTCGGCAATGCCGCATAAACGAAATCCTATAATCTGCGAGCGCATCGCAGGGTTGGCACGTTTGCTTCGCTCCAACGCGCTTGCGGCAATGGAGAATGTTGCGTTATGGCATGAACGCGACATCTCGCATTCATCGGTCGAGCGTATCATCGTTCCCGATAGCTGTATCATTTTAGATTTCATCCTTGCCGATATGACAAAGATTGTCGATCGTTTGCTGGTCTATCCGGAACATATGACACGCAATCTTAACGCGACACGCGGATTGATCTTTTCACAAGAAGTGTTGCTTGCGTTGACCAAGAAAGGCATGAAACGCGAAGATGCTTATCGTATTGTGCAGGAACAAGCGATGAAAGTGTGGAAAGAAGAAAAAGATTTCAAAACACTGCTTCTCGGAAGCGAAGAAGTCATGAAAATAGTATCGCCAAAAGAACTCGATGAACTATTCGCTCCGGAACGAAGTTTGAAACATGTTAATTATATTTTTGAACACGTGGGAATTCAGTAA
- a CDS encoding trypsin-like peptidase domain-containing protein, which translates to MNNPFIRFFIISIVLLLIGFGIGYFVKPSGVQPARAADTAFDQSFPQTVNTQDKAGQDDDQIHASRQNAITRAVAKVSPAVVGINVIAVKQVTVRDPFSGFFNDPFFKPFFGDRTYNQTVKELGSGFIISPDGYIVTNDHVAGDATEITITLSGGKQMKASVVGSDPATDICLLKVDGKDLPYVTIGNSDEVMIGEWTIAFGNPFGLFEINDKPTVTVGVISATGMKLGQLENRYYRDMIETDAAINGGNSGGPLVNSYGEVIGMNTLIFTAGQTSTYIGYGFAIPINKVKKIVTDLKKKGKISRDITAGFDVQPVDARIAQYLGMKQPQGVIVSDIAAGGPAVAAGLKIGDVVLEVNGEKVNSDKDILAVMVESSPGDYLKFLVFREHKTINISLKLEATQKERK; encoded by the coding sequence ATGAATAATCCTTTCATTCGTTTCTTTATCATCTCGATAGTTTTATTGCTTATAGGTTTTGGCATTGGATACTTCGTCAAACCTTCCGGTGTCCAACCGGCACGTGCCGCCGATACAGCTTTTGATCAGTCATTTCCTCAGACAGTAAATACTCAGGATAAAGCCGGGCAGGATGACGATCAAATCCATGCATCAAGGCAAAATGCAATAACACGGGCAGTGGCAAAAGTTAGTCCAGCCGTTGTCGGTATCAATGTTATTGCCGTAAAGCAAGTAACAGTCCGCGATCCATTCTCAGGATTTTTCAACGATCCTTTTTTTAAACCCTTCTTTGGGGATCGTACCTATAATCAAACAGTGAAAGAACTTGGCTCCGGATTTATCATTTCGCCGGATGGTTACATCGTCACAAACGATCACGTCGCGGGTGATGCCACGGAAATCACAATTACATTATCCGGGGGTAAGCAGATGAAAGCAAGTGTCGTCGGTTCCGATCCGGCAACTGACATCTGTCTCTTGAAAGTCGACGGAAAAGATCTTCCGTACGTTACAATCGGCAATTCAGATGAAGTGATGATTGGTGAATGGACGATTGCGTTTGGCAATCCCTTTGGCTTATTTGAAATTAACGATAAGCCGACCGTGACGGTGGGTGTTATCAGCGCGACAGGTATGAAGTTAGGACAACTGGAAAATCGGTATTATCGCGATATGATTGAAACGGATGCAGCGATTAACGGCGGCAACAGCGGCGGACCGCTCGTGAATAGCTATGGAGAGGTCATTGGAATGAATACGCTCATTTTTACAGCAGGACAAACCAGTACGTACATCGGGTACGGTTTTGCCATTCCTATAAACAAAGTTAAAAAGATTGTCACTGATTTAAAAAAGAAGGGAAAAATTTCGCGCGACATCACTGCTGGATTTGACGTTCAGCCTGTGGATGCACGCATTGCCCAATATCTTGGTATGAAACAACCACAAGGCGTTATCGTGAGCGACATCGCTGCCGGTGGGCCGGCTGTCGCTGCTGGATTAAAAATCGGCGACGTCGTTCTCGAAGTTAATGGCGAGAAAGTGAATTCAGACAAAGATATTCTTGCTGTGATGGTTGAATCAAGTCCCGGTGATTACTTAAAATTTTTGGTGTTTCGTGAACATAAAACGATCAACATATCTCTGAAATTGGAAGCGACACAGAAGGAACGAAAATGA
- a CDS encoding glycerol-3-phosphate acyltransferase — MMLLISIFGGYLFGSIPTAYLIVRRRAGIDIRKTGSGNVGAFNSYDVTQSKRIGIIVGVLDGVKGFLVALTVGQILGGSFWNQSAALCGALIGHNYPVWLRFRGGRGLAPAAGGMFAIGISYTIVWCATWAIAFGRVKDILKANIAAIILAPIILLIIPSMWIEAVMVRNISATDYRIFSFIMSGIHLLSHWRPMKEIIQHKYTVT, encoded by the coding sequence ATGATGTTACTCATCAGCATTTTTGGAGGGTATCTTTTTGGTTCCATCCCAACGGCGTATCTTATAGTTCGCCGAAGGGCTGGTATTGATATCCGCAAAACCGGCAGTGGAAATGTCGGCGCTTTCAATTCGTACGATGTAACACAATCGAAACGAATCGGCATCATCGTCGGTGTACTAGATGGAGTAAAAGGATTTCTCGTGGCATTGACAGTCGGGCAGATTCTTGGCGGCTCATTTTGGAACCAGTCTGCGGCGTTGTGCGGTGCGCTGATCGGCCATAATTATCCCGTGTGGCTTCGGTTCCGAGGCGGAAGAGGTTTAGCACCGGCGGCAGGCGGAATGTTTGCGATTGGTATCAGTTATACGATTGTTTGGTGCGCAACGTGGGCTATTGCATTTGGTCGTGTAAAAGATATCTTGAAAGCGAATATTGCAGCCATTATTCTTGCCCCAATTATTCTGTTAATAATTCCATCCATGTGGATTGAGGCTGTGATGGTACGCAATATTTCTGCAACTGATTACCGGATATTTTCATTTATCATGAGTGGCATCCATTTATTGAGTCATTGGCGGCCGATGAAAGAAATAATTCAACACAAATATACTGTGACCTGA
- a CDS encoding TonB-dependent receptor plug domain-containing protein has translation MKFIIRIFFIIVVVLFDAALVSAQHTEGTTSPLVPQRSETHVDSTNSGIISMQQKHSSMVDTLKKGIDTASLAHADSTVIDSVRIRFLPGMGQIIDEVDTTSVLHQKQLLWSDAKYTGDVLWKLPGFFYRDLGEAGKWGELNAFGVDGRGIGIFLDGRPMNDPVTGTYNLSDLPLEFIDHTEILSGSTSMLASGGDGTALNFVSRSYNSYRPLTKLRFVQDPKGTILTDGLFTQNVVRGLNLMIGFQRTTTMGRYANADLDAWNVRTRLRYNFSDRLNIALTDFYTKAGNGLNGGVDPLRSTTLFDETSARVFNQRARDDRSRRDVTFSAIARIFSDSSSTTQASVYYSTLEREYWNPSISIDDSTSASFWGIRFEQQLSFDPVRLTVGGNFERRQSDSTRTLPGHIESEQSLFAQAELRLNHVFVPSVSLRSTSLDGESNFSSGVGAKSLLTDWLTLFVDASWYNRFPTIQERYWRDSIVVRTGEILKEQHAFIQGGVTISAGSNFQLNLTGFQRTVKNAIVFQPAVTINDSSAMSISNINEVRSSGLNGRVVFCWHHFEVLGVMTLTRYTQGEVLVTLTPDVVLAGEVSYRDTFFKEKLDAKFGMRSRFYNRQQGMQFDPQTLSYVQYRTDLLGRSTTLDLFMILKLGDAHISLSWNNILNAGYMLAPIYPMPGRNVRLGVNWVFMD, from the coding sequence TTGAAATTCATTATCCGTATTTTTTTCATTATTGTCGTTGTACTGTTTGATGCAGCACTCGTCTCTGCGCAGCATACCGAAGGAACAACATCACCTCTTGTGCCCCAGAGGTCTGAAACTCATGTGGATTCAACGAACTCTGGCATCATCTCAATGCAGCAGAAACATTCTTCCATGGTCGACACGCTAAAGAAGGGGATCGATACAGCATCACTCGCGCATGCCGATTCTACAGTCATAGATTCAGTTCGAATTCGGTTTCTTCCTGGAATGGGACAGATCATCGACGAAGTTGATACAACAAGTGTGCTGCATCAAAAACAACTCTTGTGGAGCGATGCAAAATATACTGGAGACGTGCTGTGGAAGCTTCCCGGATTTTTCTATCGCGATTTGGGTGAAGCGGGCAAGTGGGGAGAACTGAACGCGTTTGGTGTTGACGGACGCGGTATTGGAATTTTCCTGGATGGGCGCCCGATGAACGATCCGGTGACCGGCACGTATAATCTTTCAGACCTCCCATTGGAATTTATCGATCACACGGAAATTCTTTCAGGCTCAACATCGATGTTGGCATCCGGCGGAGACGGCACGGCGTTGAATTTTGTTTCACGTTCGTACAACAGTTACCGTCCGCTGACAAAACTTCGATTTGTTCAGGATCCGAAGGGGACTATTCTCACCGATGGCCTTTTTACACAGAACGTTGTCCGCGGTTTAAATTTGATGATTGGTTTTCAACGCACGACAACGATGGGGCGGTATGCAAACGCGGATTTGGATGCATGGAATGTCCGCACGCGGTTACGCTATAATTTCTCCGATCGCTTGAATATTGCACTTACTGATTTCTACACGAAAGCCGGTAACGGACTTAATGGCGGAGTAGATCCGTTAAGATCGACGACACTCTTTGATGAGACAAGTGCCAGAGTGTTCAATCAACGTGCACGGGATGATCGCTCGCGCCGCGATGTAACGTTTTCGGCAATCGCGCGCATATTCTCAGATTCTTCTTCCACCACGCAGGCAAGTGTCTATTACAGCACATTGGAACGCGAATATTGGAATCCGTCAATCTCCATTGATGATTCGACCAGCGCTTCGTTCTGGGGAATTCGTTTTGAGCAGCAACTTTCGTTTGATCCTGTGCGGCTGACAGTTGGCGGAAATTTTGAACGACGGCAGAGCGATTCCACGCGAACACTTCCAGGGCATATCGAATCTGAACAATCTCTGTTTGCACAAGCGGAACTACGGTTGAACCATGTTTTCGTACCGTCGGTGTCTTTACGCTCAACTTCACTAGATGGCGAAAGTAATTTTAGCTCTGGTGTCGGAGCGAAATCTTTGCTTACAGATTGGCTGACGCTCTTTGTCGATGCATCGTGGTATAACAGATTCCCAACTATACAGGAACGGTACTGGAGAGACTCAATAGTTGTTCGTACAGGTGAAATCCTGAAAGAGCAGCACGCGTTTATTCAAGGCGGCGTCACTATAAGTGCCGGCTCGAATTTTCAATTGAATCTTACCGGTTTCCAGCGAACGGTGAAGAACGCGATTGTTTTTCAACCAGCAGTAACGATAAACGATTCTTCAGCCATGAGCATTTCGAATATAAATGAAGTCAGATCGTCGGGACTCAACGGCAGGGTCGTGTTTTGCTGGCATCATTTTGAAGTGCTCGGTGTGATGACGTTGACGCGCTATACGCAAGGGGAAGTCTTGGTGACGCTGACGCCGGACGTTGTTCTTGCCGGTGAAGTAAGTTATCGCGATACATTTTTCAAAGAAAAACTTGATGCGAAGTTCGGCATGCGGTCGCGCTTCTATAATCGTCAACAAGGCATGCAGTTTGACCCGCAAACACTTTCGTATGTTCAATATAGAACCGATTTGCTTGGCAGGTCAACAACACTCGACCTGTTTATGATTCTCAAGCTTGGCGATGCGCATATTTCTCTTTCGTGGAATAACATTCTGAATGCCGGATATATGCTTGCGCCAATATATCCGATGCCGGGAAGAAATGTTCGGCTGGGAGTCAATTGGGTCTTTATGGATTAA
- the ispE gene encoding 4-(cytidine 5'-diphospho)-2-C-methyl-D-erythritol kinase, whose amino-acid sequence MKLRAYAKINIGLNVLGKRSDGYHDLETIFHEIDCFDEIELEQHSKVAMTADSILVPIDGSNLCLSAATLLQKEKHVRQGVMIHLKKNIPVGAGLGGGSSDAAAVLCGLNNFWELKLSNNQLRALAVRIGSDVPFFIDGGTAYATGRGEILEPFSLTLPFWIAVVTPLIHISTRWAYTHLVLKGNGKASGLQAKLLKQISNPKKLASVVQNDFEPPVFQTYPELNRIKEKLNEMGAVFSLMSGSGSSIYGFFENDKKALAALSSFPKNYQTSITAPSFKPLHQPETK is encoded by the coding sequence ATGAAACTCCGCGCATACGCAAAAATTAACATCGGGCTTAATGTTCTCGGGAAGAGATCGGATGGTTATCACGATCTGGAAACAATTTTTCACGAGATCGATTGCTTTGATGAAATTGAATTGGAACAGCACTCCAAGGTTGCGATGACCGCAGATTCCATCCTTGTTCCTATTGACGGATCAAATCTCTGCCTGAGCGCCGCAACTCTCCTGCAAAAAGAAAAACATGTTCGACAGGGAGTGATGATTCATTTGAAAAAAAATATTCCTGTTGGTGCTGGGCTCGGCGGCGGCAGCAGCGATGCGGCGGCAGTGCTTTGCGGTTTAAATAATTTTTGGGAATTAAAATTGTCGAATAATCAATTGCGTGCGCTTGCAGTGCGGATCGGTTCAGATGTCCCATTTTTCATCGATGGTGGAACTGCGTATGCAACGGGACGCGGAGAAATTTTAGAGCCATTTTCTCTTACGTTGCCATTTTGGATTGCTGTTGTGACACCTCTGATTCATATTTCTACGCGTTGGGCTTATACTCACCTTGTATTGAAGGGTAACGGAAAAGCAAGCGGATTGCAGGCTAAACTTCTGAAGCAGATATCCAATCCTAAAAAATTGGCATCAGTTGTTCAAAATGATTTCGAGCCGCCGGTGTTTCAAACATATCCAGAACTCAATCGCATCAAAGAGAAGTTGAACGAGATGGGTGCTGTGTTCTCATTGATGAGCGGCAGTGGTTCATCCATATATGGTTTTTTTGAAAACGATAAGAAAGCGCTCGCGGCGCTCTCATCGTTCCCGAAAAATTATCAAACTTCGATTACAGCACCTTCATTCAAACCGCTCCACCAACCCGAAACCAAATAA
- the kdsA gene encoding 3-deoxy-8-phosphooctulonate synthase, with protein MNIPETKAIAIGAIHIGGNHPLVMIAGPCVVENREMILQTAKIIRSIADRYQIPFIFKSSYRKANRTSGNSFASIGDEKALQILAEVKREFGVPILTDIHSPAEATRAAEVADVLQIPAFLCRQTELLEAAGGTGRVVNIKKGQFVAPEDMHLAAEKVAATGNNKILLTERGTTFGYHNLVVDIRSLPIMRKSGYPVVLDVTHSVQLPGGAMNQSGGQPEFIFPIARAGVAAGCDALFIETHPNPAEAYSDAASQLKLDMLEELVKQVKAIDEVVKRY; from the coding sequence ATGAATATCCCTGAGACGAAAGCAATAGCGATCGGTGCGATTCACATCGGCGGCAATCATCCATTGGTCATGATCGCCGGACCGTGTGTCGTCGAAAACCGCGAGATGATTCTTCAAACGGCAAAAATTATTCGATCCATTGCAGATCGCTATCAGATACCGTTTATATTCAAGTCTTCTTACAGAAAAGCAAACCGTACGAGCGGCAATTCCTTTGCATCGATTGGCGATGAGAAAGCGCTGCAAATTCTTGCGGAAGTAAAACGCGAGTTTGGTGTGCCAATCCTCACCGACATTCATTCCCCTGCCGAAGCAACGAGAGCGGCCGAGGTTGCAGATGTTTTACAGATTCCTGCTTTCCTCTGCCGGCAAACGGAATTACTTGAAGCTGCTGGAGGAACAGGGAGGGTTGTGAATATCAAGAAAGGGCAATTTGTTGCGCCGGAGGATATGCACTTAGCCGCAGAAAAAGTTGCCGCCACCGGCAACAATAAAATTCTGCTTACGGAACGTGGAACAACGTTCGGCTATCATAATCTTGTTGTGGATATACGATCGTTGCCGATCATGCGAAAATCCGGATACCCCGTCGTGTTAGATGTGACGCACTCTGTGCAGTTACCGGGAGGCGCAATGAATCAGAGCGGCGGTCAACCCGAATTCATTTTCCCCATCGCCCGCGCCGGCGTTGCCGCTGGTTGCGATGCGCTCTTCATCGAGACACATCCGAATCCGGCAGAAGCGTACAGCGACGCTGCCAGCCAGTTGAAATTAGATATGCTTGAAGAATTGGTGAAGCAGGTAAAAGCGATTGATGAAGTTGTGAAAAGATATTGA
- a CDS encoding HAD-IIIA family hydrolase, which produces MQNIKLLLLDVDGVMTDGGIYYSNSGDEFKKFNIQDGYGIRKLHQAGIKVGIITGRTSKIVEKRAHDLEITEVYQNLDNKLEAYESIKKKFDLTDASIAYIGDDEFDLAVLKRAGFSAAPADAMPVVKKHVQYVCTHGGGHGAVREVIELILKNQR; this is translated from the coding sequence TTGCAAAACATTAAACTCCTTCTCCTTGACGTGGATGGCGTGATGACAGACGGTGGAATTTATTACTCCAATTCCGGAGATGAGTTCAAAAAATTTAATATTCAAGATGGATATGGAATAAGGAAACTGCATCAGGCAGGAATAAAGGTCGGCATCATCACAGGGCGAACGTCAAAGATTGTCGAGAAACGCGCACACGATTTAGAAATTACAGAAGTCTATCAGAATCTCGATAATAAACTAGAGGCATACGAATCGATCAAAAAGAAATTTGATCTTACCGATGCAAGCATCGCTTATATCGGTGATGACGAGTTTGATCTTGCCGTATTGAAGCGCGCGGGATTTTCTGCTGCGCCGGCAGATGCAATGCCTGTTGTGAAGAAGCACGTGCAGTATGTCTGCACGCACGGTGGCGGTCATGGTGCAGTGCGCGAAGTCATCGAATTGATTTTAAAGAATCAGAGGTAA